GTCATGATCCGCGGTGGCCGTGTGAAGGACCTCCCGGGCGTTCGCTACCACATCATCCGCGGCACGCTGGACTCCGTGGGCGTTGCCGGTCGCAAGCAGAGCCGCTCCAAGTACGGCGCCAAGCGCCCGAGCTAGTCCGGTTCTCCCGCGCGTCGTTGGCGCGGAACACCTTCGCGGTACCTGAAGCAGTGTCGGACGCTGGCCCCACACCCTGGGGAGTGTCCCTGGAAGTTCCAAGCAGTCGTTCTTGAAGCCCCTGAACAAGGCTTTCCTCCGAGCGAGGAGAGTGGGGCGTAAGGGAAGAGATGCCTCGTCGTCGCGTAGTCGCCAAGCGGAAGATTCTCCCGGATCCGAAGTTCCAGGACCGGCTCGTCACCAAGTTCGTCAACGACCTGATGCGCAAGGGGAAGAAGTCCATCGCGGAGGGCGTGTGCTACGGCGCCTTCGCCCTCATGGAGGAGCGCGCGAAGGAAGACCCCCTCAAGACGTTCAAGAAGGCCCTGGACAACGTCAAGCCCGTCCTCGAGGTGAAGAGCCGCCGCGTCGGTGGCGCCACCTACCAGGTTCCCGTGGAGGTCCGTCAGGACCGCCGCGTCGCGCTGGGCATGCGCTGGATCATCTCCTACGCCAAGGCGCGTGGTGAGAAGACCATGCAGGAGAAGCTGGCCGGCGAGATCATGGACGCCGCCAACAACCGCGGGAACGCGGTGAAGAAGCGTGAAGACACGCACAAGATGGCGGAAGCCAACAAGGCCTTCGCTCACTACCGCTGGTAGGTCCCGAAAGGGGCTTCGCGGTTGCCGCCCGGATGCGCTGCCAGCGTCCGGGCGGTTTTGTTTATCTGCCCTGGCAGAAGCCTAAGAGAAGTCCGGAAGGAACCGAGTCATGGCCCGTGAGTTCCCCCTCGAGCGCTACCGCAACATCGGCATCATGGCGCACATCGATGCCGGCAAGACGACCACCACCGAGCGGATCCTGTTCTACACAGGCGCCATCCACAAGATGGGTGAGGTGCACGAAGGCACCACCACCACGGACTGGATGGTCCAGGAGCGCGAGCGCGGCATCACCATCACCTCCGCGGCCATCAGCGCCTTCTGGGAGCGGATGGGCCAGCGCTACCGCGTGAACATCATCGACACGCCGGGGCACGTGGACTTCACCATCGAGGTGGAGCGCTCGCTGCGCGTGCTCGACGGCGCCATCGCCGTGTTCGACGCGGTGAACGGTGTCGAGCCGCAGTCCGAGACGGTGTGGCGCCAGGCGGACCGCTACAAGGTCCCGCGCATCTGCTTCATCAACAAGATGGACCGCGTGGGCGCGGACTTCGAGATGTCCGTCGGCACCATCAAGGAGAAGCTGGGCGCGCGTCCCGTGCGCATGCAGCTGCCCCTGGGCAGCGAGGACAAGCTCAAGGGCGTCATCGACCTGG
This DNA window, taken from Corallococcus coralloides DSM 2259, encodes the following:
- the rpsG gene encoding 30S ribosomal protein S7 → MPRRRVVAKRKILPDPKFQDRLVTKFVNDLMRKGKKSIAEGVCYGAFALMEERAKEDPLKTFKKALDNVKPVLEVKSRRVGGATYQVPVEVRQDRRVALGMRWIISYAKARGEKTMQEKLAGEIMDAANNRGNAVKKREDTHKMAEANKAFAHYRW